The Cuculus canorus isolate bCucCan1 chromosome 10, bCucCan1.pri, whole genome shotgun sequence region TGGCTGTGGTTACTGGATACCTGGCGCTCTTTTCCCTCTGCCCGTATACCAGCTCTGCTGTGTTGCCCTGCATGAGCTGCTGAATGAAAAGGTCAGTTATGCATCTTTGCACTTGGAGTGCAGTGAACTGGCTTTTATAGGAAAGAGCACTTGGCAGCAAAACAGTTTCATAATGGTGAAgggccttttcttttcctttttcgtCTTTCAATTGCAGCACACAATTGTTCAGAGACGTAGAATGATATTTCTGCTTAACTGGTATTGTGCTAAATAGTGGTTATTTCCTTCTCATTCGACAGGAGATCTGGAGTCAGAGGTTCAGAATTTCCACTGCATCTATCATGACTGGGAATACCTCAAGTGCACTTGGCAACCAGGTCTCCTCGCTCCTCGTGGTGTATATTATGGACTATATTATTGGTATGTACCagcaaaatagaaaaacatCAAGGCAGCAATCAAGTGAGCCTCTTAAGGTACTAAAATGTCACAGCAAATATGCCTTTATGGCTGGCAATGCTATTACACGATCCacacagaaggaacagaaataatgCTCCAAGTAACGTGTGCCTTCTGGcaaatctctgctttctttcttaaaatcgGGCTCATTCTAATCTTCTGCGGTcaatttcttctccctttctccattCCCTTTTATTCACTCGCATGGAGTGCTTTCTGCATGTCCATCAGAAAACCTTGAGCTTTCCCCTTCTTGAACATTCCTGGGTCACCCTGGCCTCACCTTTCCTTTGATCACAGCACACGTATCTCTGTAGGACAGGATTCAGCACAAGGTTGCCAAGCTCAGTGAACCTTATACAAAGAGCAGGGCTTTTTTGCAACAGTTTTAatcttcaaatacattttcatagcCTTAGCACATCTCATTGAAGCAAACTTGCTGTGAAAATGTAGCAATAGTACACATTTCTCAGTTATAGCTGCCTAATGATTCTGTTCTGCAAGAAAAAACTGAGCTGGACTTAGTGGTTTTGGACAAAGTAAATGCTGTACTTGTGCTTCAATTCCTATGAACCACGGTAGGGATGACTGGTTAGCAGATCACTGGGTTTCATGCCTTTGATCTGTATGTAGGAAACCATAGCTGCTTTTTATAAATAGTTTTCCCATAGCTCTTGGAAATAGTCTTCAAAgaagaaacactgattttaaacCACTTTGCTAACTACAAAAGTCTGCTTGAAGGAAACTGTGGAAATTCATCATTCGTTCCCCCTAAGACCCCTCCCTTTTTTAACTGCTTGTAACAAAACCACGTGTTTGGATCTGGGTCCCAGTGTATAACAAGAGTATGGGAACACAGCCAAGCATTCTTTGATCCCTGCGAGTTCGTTTTTACAGCACTACCACATGAAGTTTTCCCCACAGACGTAatgtgctgtgcagggagacTTTCATTAGTTGTAGAGTACAGAGGCCGGATTCAACCCTGCCTCAAGGGCACTAACAAGCAGAAGTCTTAAAAGGTAATATGAAATACTACTTAGTACTTCCAGGATTGGGCCAGCAGCTAAGCTTTGGAGAATGGCTGCCAAGGAGAGGAGGTAGTGTGAGAAGACAGGGTTGTGGTAGTGTGTTGGCTGATACCCAGCAaatctcttccttcccctcagcCCTGGGTTTCCATTATGTGCCGATGTAGACCCATGAGACCTTACTGCAATCAGCTCTCATTAACACTCATTAAATTCATGGCACAAACCACTGCATTTTAGTTTGGGAGGGGACCTTTCTGCAACTCTAGAGTTGGTTTTTGATGGTGCTGTAAGTGCTCCACGGGACAATGAGTGTCTTGTCAATATGGGCCAGATCCTGCCCTGGCTTCACTCACACAGTGGCATCTCATGAGGCCTCTTGTGCTCCAGGAATGGGCTTTGGGAGAGGCTAACACAGCCTACAAACCAACCTGGGAGGCCATCTGTGCATGTTAATTTAGTTTCTATTCCTCCCTTCGCTCTTCCCATAGCAAGAGGGCAGGTGACAAACGCATAACACTGTACTTTGGATCACTTGCGAAAAGCAAAGAGGGGGTAGGACACAGGTGATGTTTGAGGCTTAGGTccaatcttaaaaaaaaaggccttacccatgagtcaccttccctggaggtgtttaaggaacgggttgatgaagtgcttaggaacatggtttaagggagtgttaggaatggttggactcaatgatccagtgggtcctttccaacctggtgattctatgattctatgattctatgtacaAACTGCCACTgctttggttctttttttctttctgttttcctaatgCACCGCTAGGTATGAGGGGCTGGACCATGCACGGCAGTGTGATGACTATATTCAGGACCACGGTATAAACATCGGCTGCACATTGCAAAATCTGAGCCAGGCAGAATATAAGGATCTGAGCATTTGTGTCAATGGTTCAGCAGCAACCACTCAGCTACGGCCGTTGTACGTCACCCTTCGCCTTCACAACCTAGGTAACACTGTCGGGAGAGCAGCAGGGCTCTGGGCACCTGCACGGCCACCATGCGCCCAAGGCTCACGTCTTGCACAAGAGGGCTCAAACAAGCATGCACTGTTGTAGATGGGTGGCTCTAATGTGTCTGGGTGGATTTTGCCCCTGGAAAAGGGACTGTAACACATTCCCCACAGgactttcttttccagcagcatttgcagGCCAGCAACACACCTCAGTGCCCACCCTAGAGTGTCAGTGGGTGCCTCCAAGTGCCGCACTCAGCAGCTGGACAACTTGGGATATAAAAGGTCTGCTGGGCAGATGGCAGAGCAGCTATGGGGTTTTTGGCTCTATCCACCACAGGGGTGGCTTCATTTATTACCGTTGCAAATTAAACAGTTGCTCCGCTCCTGCAAGCACAGAAGAGATGTTTAAGCTTTGCTGTTGAAACCAAGCTAAGGGTTGGGGATAATTGAGTGCAAAGTATGATGAGGTCTGCCAGAGCAAAGGTGGATTTCAAACCTGCCAGAGACGGGGAAAGAAGGCAAAGCACAGTAAGATGTATAACCCAATACGTGAACTCGCTCTTTGATATGGGCACTTACCATGCTGATGCATTTACCCATGTGTAAATGTCAGAAGGATAAATAGGTAGTCCTCCGGTTAAGCCACTGGGTTAATAAGCAGGATTTCTGGATTCAATTAGTGCTGTCGTGTGCTTCATGTGCGGCTTTGGGCATCTGGCGTAAGCCAGAGCCTCTTCTGGGATGCAGAGAGTGTCGCTGCAGGGGCCAACCCTGCCCTTGCAACACAGGGAGGGCTCGTTGGCTGCGCTGCAAAGAGAATGTGCCAAGCACAATGCTCCCCTCCCAGTGTTCCAAAACTCCTGTCCTACAGCCTAGAGCAAGAACCTAGCCCAGCCCATGTGtcaagttaaaataaacaacccACCCTCCAGGCTCAGTGAcatcctgctcctgcagcacgGTGGCTGATAACAACGGAGCTCAGAAATCCCATCAAGAGGGAAAAGGGGCAGAGATTGGCAGTGATTAACTGAAGCCTTTCCCACCAGGAGCTGTTTGATTGAACCCCTtgaccttctttctttttgttccttcctCCAGCGAAGCCCTTGCCCCCGGAACAGCTCGTAGTTTCCATGTCTGCATCTGAGGAGCTGCACGTGAACTGGAGCCCACCAGGTGGGAAAACGCCACCCCAATGCCTGGAGTACGAGGTTCAGCTGGCAGAAGATCAGGGGCAGACCAAGGATGCCTGGGAGGTAGGGACAACACACACCACgccacagggaagggaaggagttGGGGATTCCTGCTGGATGGCCGGCAGTGGGCAGGCATGCCAGAAAACTAGAGTTTGCACTGAGTTGCCCCCCTGTATGGGCTGTGCAGAGCCATCAGCTGGTGCTGCCAGTGGAAAACGCTGCCTGGCTGCTCCATTGCACATGTTCCAACTTAACACAATGATCACCAAGTACAACATTTTCTTTAGCAGTAACTTTAACAGCAACAAGTCCCGGCATGTGTCTCTGAGCAATTACTTTCTCAGGCCTCCCGCCTGTCACTTCAGAAAGCTGTCATTGTGGAAACTGGAAAGCTGTTGTGGTTTGTTTATCTGAGTGTGGTAGCACAACTTGGTCCCATGAAATTGCAATTCTAATCTCTCCAAAGAAGTGGTCTGGGACACAAAGTGTCTTTTAGGTGTGATGAGTTTTCCCTGTGCATTAGCCAGGTGCAGTTTTTGATagcaaaaatgacaaaacctaATTAATCATAGGGGGACATCTGAAGGAcgttttttctttaattgccATATTCTGTACACGAGTCTTCTTGGCTAATTAATGAAAGATTCCATAAGCAGGCATAAATGGTGACATACACAATGCCCCCCTAAACATATGTATTTTCAGTAGATTCAACTCCATAATCATCCTCTTGGCATTAACTGGTCCAAAATGATTATGAAACTATTTAAAACTGCCAAAAAACATAATCCAAGGGTTTGCAGAGCCTGGAGAGGATGTTCAGAAACATCAAGCCAATGCAGAGAGCTACTGATGATGGTATGTAATTCCTTGACATTTgttctctctgttttgtttctcagtctGTGTCAACCCAAATGGAGACAGCTTTAACAATTTCCAGAGCAAATCAAAGCCACATTTCATGTGTTCGTGTCAGGGGAAGAACGAATATTTTATGTGCTGATCAGGGCTTTTGGAGTGAATGGACGCAGGAGTGTTTCTCTGGTATGGAATCCGAAGTAACCCGTGTATCTTTTACATCTTTTATAAAGCCCGTTTGAGATAAATTGCTGTTGGCAGCCATGGGTGTCCAGCACTGGAGGTGGGATACTGGTTTAATTACATCCTcaacctgctccagcacaaCCATTCCTACAGCTTTGCATCTCTAGTGCAATTAGCAGGCACACCCCATAATATCAAGGCTTCTGCATCAGCACCTTTCCCCGGTGCACGGGGAGAGCTGTGACGGTGGAGTGGCTGTTTTGCAAGAGAGGGCACGTAGTACTACGAGGCTCTTTGGTGACTGCTTTGTGAGAGAGAGCACATGATATTCAAAGTCTCTCTGCGGGGCGTCGTCCCGGCTGCCCCACACCACGGATCAGCCCCTTTGCACTCCATAGGATCTCCAGGGCTGCCTCTGCGTGCACTGGCTCTGCTGCAAGAcgcagaagcagggaagaaacaCACAGCAGTGACTACATAGCATGGCACAGCATACAGCAGGATATATGTTACCCTGGAGGAGTATGGTATCCTCTACGGTAACATATGCCTGGCAGAGAGAGAGATACAGAGAGGTAGGAAGAGAAATGAATGAACGAATGTATGTTGGGTAACAAACCCAGGCATTCTGAATTTGCACCTGAGCCCAAGTTTTCTGAGACATAATGTGGCCCATTCTGGAAGGTAACGTTTTCTTATTTGCTGTCATTTATCTTTGCAGTGTTCAGAAATGAGGACAAGCAGCTCTTTATCCTCATACCGGTCATTCTGAGTTTGTCAAGTAGCCTTATAATATTTATGTTGATTGGCCAGTGCAAGAAAAGGTAAGCACCAAGGCAGTCTGTCCATGTAATATGCTCTTAGGCGTGTTCTGGACTGCGGGTATAAATGAAACAACATATTACATACTAAGAGACAAACATTAATAGATGCTCTAAAATTGCACACCaaacagtttgttttcagtaaacAACCTTGTAAGCGTGGCTGTTTCTGATATGAAATGCCTCCCAACAACCCATAAACTCAGAGTAGAGACCCAAATCCTGCTCATGAGAGCCCAACAAATTGGTCCTGTTAAATGCAGCAAAGTTACTTGCATACACAGCAGGATAATAATAATCTTGCCCCAAACCACTCAGGCATCATAGATTTGTACTGGTTGTGTTAAAGAAGTGCCATTTTTATGGGCTAAGGCCTCATTCTCATTGTGTACCTGTCACAGTTGTCTGCATTCTTGTCAAAGATGGCACATAGGGAAAGCAGATACAGTGGAAGAATTTGCCCATATCCAAATTATAGGTACTGATGACATTTTCTTTAGGTCCGAAAGATCACTGAGAGAGAACTGATCCCCTGGTACTGATAACTATTATCTTTTCCTAATAGACATATATTGTGAGAAAGTGGGTAACTTTTCTAATACGCCTTTTAAGGCATCACTGATGAGGGAGAACTGGCGATAGAAATACCTGTTGTCCTCAGAAATGAACTATTTAGCAGTTGAATGCATGGAGTCTGATACACACAGTCCTTCATCTTCATTTGGTAAT contains the following coding sequences:
- the IL13RA2 gene encoding interleukin-13 receptor subunit alpha-2 isoform X2 — protein: MISSHASYILSGWLFRCSCLKLTLWKQEYTQNFSSILLFQFSFCRGSKYFHLARYLAQRKILTRSASSHLCHRTAFLTLHTLQWEPLTFCLQMTLRWLSALSLALVWGYVVSSSSYYTTVAPPQDLHIADPGLLGSLDIEWKPPPNVQTFNECTVKYKFEYRNAGDREWMVIFTRKLKLRVGFDFSRTAEVKVQTLLEGRCTDDVEVQSDWIYAAFHVPLQGDLESEVQNFHCIYHDWEYLKCTWQPGLLAPRGVYYGLYYWYEGLDHARQCDDYIQDHGINIGCTLQNLSQAEYKDLSICVNGSAATTQLRPLYVTLRLHNLAKPLPPEQLVVSMSASEELHVNWSPPGGKTPPQCLEYEVQLAEDQGQTKDAWESVSTQMETALTISRANQSHISCVRVRGRTNILCADQGFWSEWTQECFSVFRNEDKQLFILIPVILSLSSSLIIFMLIGQCKKRSSAGKPWHSSMGC
- the IL13RA2 gene encoding interleukin-13 receptor subunit alpha-2 isoform X4 codes for the protein MTLRWLSALSLALVWGYVVSSSSYYTTVAPPQDLHIADPGLLGSLDIEWKPPPNVQTFNECTVKYKFEYRNAGDREWMRWLSLTQLCDKIISLLSVIFTRKLKLRVGFDFSRTAEVKVQTLLEGRCTDDVEVQSDWIYAAFHVPLQGDLESEVQNFHCIYHDWEYLKCTWQPGLLAPRGVYYGLYYWYEGLDHARQCDDYIQDHGINIGCTLQNLSQAEYKDLSICVNGSAATTQLRPLYVTLRLHNLAKPLPPEQLVVSMSASEELHVNWSPPGGKTPPQCLEYEVQLAEDQGQTKDAWESVSTQMETALTISRANQSHISCVRVRGRTNILCADQGFWSEWTQECFSVFRNEDKQLFILIPVILSLSSSLIIFMLIGQCKKRSSAGKPWHSSMGC
- the IL13RA2 gene encoding interleukin-13 receptor subunit alpha-2 isoform X5 is translated as MGSHALRDPASSHLCHRTAFLTLHTLQWEPLTFCLQMTLRWLSALSLALVWGYVVSSSSYYTTVAPPQDLHIADPGLLGSLDIEWKPPPNVQTFNECTVKYKFEYRNAGDREWMVIFTRKLKLRVGFDFSRTAEVKVQTLLEGRCTDDVEVQSDWIYAAFHVPLQGDLESEVQNFHCIYHDWEYLKCTWQPGLLAPRGVYYGLYYWYEGLDHARQCDDYIQDHGINIGCTLQNLSQAEYKDLSICVNGSAATTQLRPLYVTLRLHNLAKPLPPEQLVVSMSASEELHVNWSPPGGKTPPQCLEYEVQLAEDQGQTKDAWESVSTQMETALTISRANQSHISCVRVRGRTNILCADQGFWSEWTQECFSVFRNEDKQLFILIPVILSLSSSLIIFMLIGQCKKRSSAGKPWHSSMGC
- the IL13RA2 gene encoding interleukin-13 receptor subunit alpha-2 isoform X3; amino-acid sequence: MGSHALRDPASSHLCHRTAFLTLHTLQWEPLTFCLQMTLRWLSALSLALVWGYVVSSSSYYTTVAPPQDLHIADPGLLGSLDIEWKPPPNVQTFNECTVKYKFEYRNAGDREWMRWLSLTQLCDKIISLLSVIFTRKLKLRVGFDFSRTAEVKVQTLLEGRCTDDVEVQSDWIYAAFHVPLQGDLESEVQNFHCIYHDWEYLKCTWQPGLLAPRGVYYGLYYWYEGLDHARQCDDYIQDHGINIGCTLQNLSQAEYKDLSICVNGSAATTQLRPLYVTLRLHNLAKPLPPEQLVVSMSASEELHVNWSPPGGKTPPQCLEYEVQLAEDQGQTKDAWESVSTQMETALTISRANQSHISCVRVRGRTNILCADQGFWSEWTQECFSVFRNEDKQLFILIPVILSLSSSLIIFMLIGQCKKRSSAGKPWHSSMGC